The genomic window CGAAGAGGGCGGCCAGCTCACCGAGAAGGTGCGCCGCAAGCCGTTCAGCGTCGTGCTCTTCGACGAGATCGAGAAGGCCCACCCCGACATCTTCAACTCGCTCCTCCAGATCCTGGAAGAGGGCCGGTTGACGGATGGTCAGGGTCGCGTCGTCGACTTCAAGAACACCGTCATCATCATGACCACCAACCTCGGTGCTCGCGACATCGCCGGTGGTCCGGTCGGCTTCCAGATCGAGGGCAACGCCTCGACCGGGTACGACATCATGCGCGGCAAGGTGAACGAGGAGCTGAAGAAGCACTTCAAGCCCGAGTTCCTGAACCGTGTCGACGACATCATCGTGTTCCCGCAGCTGTCGAAGCCGGAGCTCCTGCAGATCGTGGACCTGTTCACGAAGCGTCTCTCGGAGCGTCTGCTCGACCGCGACATGACGATCGAGCTCACGCTGCCGGCGAAGGAGCGCCTCATCGAGGTCGGTTTCGACCCGACCCTCGGTGCTCGTCCGCTGCGTCGTGCGATGCAGCGCGAGGTGGAAGACCAGCTCAGCGAGCAGATCCTCCACGGCGAGCTCAACGCCGGCGACCACGTGCACGTCGACTTCGTGAACGGCGCGTTCGCCTTCACGACCTCGGCTCGCGGTGAGTCGGTCGGTGCCGGCGTCAACGCGCAGGCGTCGCTCGGTACGGGTTCGGCCACGCCGGACCTCGCGATCACGGGCGAATAGCCCCGAGTCACCGAAGGCCCCCACTCCGCGGAGTGGGGGCCTTCGTCGTGCCGGGACGTGTTCGTTCGCCCATCCTCGGGCGATTCGGCGCTCACGCGCCCGAACCTGGGCGAGCGAACGATGGCGGTCAGCCGAGGCGGTCGAGGTACCGGAGGATGATGCCCTCGCGGAGCGCCCAAGGGGAGACGTCGAGCTCGCGGACGCGGAAGGCGGCCATCGCCTCGGACAGGACGATCCCGCCGGCGACGATCTGGAAGGTGCGGTCGGCGGTGATCCCGGGGAGCGCGGGGCGGGCCTCGGCCGGGATGCGGGCGAGCCGGGGGATCCAGTCGTCGAGCTGGCTGCGCCGGAGCAGCGACCGTTCGGTGCCTCCGATGCCGTCGGCCACCGATCCGGCGAGGCGTGCGAGGGAGCGGATGGTCTTGGACGACCCGACGACGTGATGGGCGTCGGGCTCCTCGGCGAACGCGGGGAGCGCTGCGGTGAGCACCTCGCGGGCGTGTAGGCGGAGTGCCTCCTGCTGTGCGGCGGTCGGCGGGTCGTCGTGGAGGAAGCCCACGGTGGAGCGGCCGGCGCCGAGCGGGAGGGAGATCGCGACATCGGGATACTCGTCACCGCCGGCTGCGATCTCGAGCGAGCCGCCGCCGATGTCGAGGAGGAGCATCTCGCCGGCCGACCAGCCGTACCAGCGGCGGACGGCGAGGAAGGTGAGCTTCGCCTCGTCGTCACCGGAGAGGACCTGCAGGGCGATGCCGGTCCGTTCCTCGACGAGGGCGAGGACCTCCGGCCCGTTCGTCGCCTCACGGATGGCCGAGGTCGCCATCGAGAGCAGTTCGTCGAGGCCGCTCTCGCGGGCGATCGCTGCCGCTGCACCGATCGACTCGAGGATGACGGCGACGCCCTCATCGCTGATCGATCCGTCCGGGGTGAGGTATCGCATGAGCCGCAGCACCGACTTGTGCGACGACTGGGGGATCGGCCGCGCTCCTGGGTGTGCATCGACGATGAGCAGGTGGACGGTGTTCGATCCCACGTCGAGGACTCCGAGTCGCATGCGCTCACAGTACTGCCTGCTCGCCTGCGTCCGTTGTGGTCGGTCGCCAGCGCGGTGCGCTGACGTGAGCGCGGGTCCAGTGCGTGAGCGCGGGCCTCCGGAGGGGCGCGCTCACGCGCTGGACCCGCGGTGAGGCCGATCCCGCGCCACTCGCGTCGGCGCACCGCGTTGACGCCCAGAACCCTGCGCTCGCGTCGGCGCACCGCGCTGGGCCGGGGTGGGGTGGACCTCGGGAGGACGCAAGGCCGCGCGACCTCGTCGGCGCACCGCGTAGGATCGCCGCATGACCGCCGCCACCTCGGAATCCTCCGCCCCTCGAACCCTCGTGATCCTCGGCGCCGGGGGCGATCTCACGGCCCGACTCCTGCTGCCCGGACTCGCGTCGCTCCTCGCCTCCCCGCGTGGCGAGGCGGTGCGCCTCATCGGAGTCGACCGCTCCGAGTCGAGTGATGAGGCCTGGCGGAAGCGCGTCGAGACCGCGTTCGCCGACGCCCCGTCGAAGCTCGCCGAGACGATCGTCGCCGAGACCACCTACGTGCAGGCCGACGTCTCCGACCCGGCGTCACTCGAACAGGTCCTCGCGGCGGCCGGACCGAACGTCGCCCTCTACTTCGCGCTGCCGCCCGCCATCACTCTGCTCGCGTGTAAGGCGCTGCGGAAGCTGGAGCTCCCCAAGGGCATCATGCTCGCCCTCGAAAAGCCGTTCGGGACCGACTACGCCTCCGCCCGCTCGCTCAACCGCCTGCTCCAGCACCTGGTGCCGGAGGAGCAGGTGTTCCGCGTCGACCACTTCCTCGGCAAGTCGACGGTCCTCAACCTGCTGGGCCTCCGCTTCGCGAACCGCATCTTCGAACCGCTCCTCTCCGCCGACAACGTCGAACGTGTCGACATCGTCTTCGACGAGCAACTGGCGCTCGAGGGTCGCGCCGGGTACTACGACCGCGCGGGCGCCCTGATCGACATGATCCAGAGTCACCTGCTCCTCGTCCTCGCGTTCGCGGCCATGGAGCCACCGGCGAGCGTCGATGCCGAGGATCTACGTGGCGGCATGGCCCAGGTGCTGCGGGCGACCCGACCGTGGAAGACGAATGGCACGGAGAGCCGACGTGCACGCTACGGCGCCGGGACGATCGGCGACCGCGAGCTGCCCGCCTACGTCGACGAGCAGGGCGTGGACCCGTCGCTCCACACGGAGACGCTCGCCGAGATGACCCTCGCGATCGACAACTGGCGTTGGGCCGGTGTCCCGTTCGTGCTGCGGTCCGGGAAGGCGCTGGCGGACACCCGTCAGGAGATCGTCTTCACCTTCAAGCCGGTGCCGCACCTCCCGTCCGGCCTGCACGGGATGAAGACCCCGGCGCGGCTCCGCATCGGCCTGAAGCCGGCGTCGCTCGACCTCGACCTGATGATCAACGGTGAGGACGACCCCTTCGAGCTGGACCCGGTCGCCCTCCACGCCGAACTCCAGGCCGGGCAGCTCAGCGCCTATGGCGAGGTCCTGTCGAGCATCCTTGAGGGTGATCCCACCCTGTCGGTGCGCGGTGACGTCGCCGAGCAGTGCTGGCGGATCGTCGCGCCGGTCCTCAAGGCGTGGCGCAAGGACGAGGTGTCGATCGACACCTACCCGGCCGGCACCGCGGGTCCGAGGTCCTGGCGCTGATCCCGACCTCGTGATCCGATGTCGTCACTCCGGTGTCCGGCGTCCGGCGCCAGCGCGGTGCGCTGACGTGAGCGCGCCCCACTGGACCGAGCGCGCCCCTCTGGAGGCCCGCGCTCGCGCGGCTGGGTAGCGCTCACGCCGCTTCGGCAGCGCTCGCGCGAGCGCACCGCGCCGGCGCCCACCAACCCGCGCGCGGTCCGGAGCACCGCGCTGGCGTCAGTAGACTGCTCGGAGGTTCTGACAGGAGGAGGCGGGATGGTCGAGCGGGCTCAGCAGGGGTATGTCGTCCGTCGAGCCCGCACGAGCGACGTCCGCCGCATCCAGGCGCTCGTCGAACCACTCGTGCAGCAGCGCATCCTCCTCGGCAAGGACGACGTCGTGTTCTACGAAGCCGTCCAGGAGTTCCGCGTCGCCGAGACGCCCGACGGCGAACTCATCGGCTGCGGCGCGCTGCACGTCATCTGGGAGGACCTCGGCGAGGTCCGCACCCTCGCCGTCTCCGCCGACCACCTCGGTACCGGGGTCGGCCACGCGCTCGTCGAGCGCCTCGAACACGACGCGATCGAGCTCGGCCTGCGTCGCCTGTTCTGCCTGACCTTCGAAACCGGCTTCTTCACGAGACACGGCTATCAGGAGATCGGCGAGGAGATCGTCCCACCCGAGGTCTACGCACAGCTCGTGCGCTCGTCGGACGAAGGTGTTGCGGAGTTCCTCGACCTCGCGCGGGTCAAGCCGAATACGCTCGGTAACACCCGGATGCTCAAGCTGCTCTGAACCACAGCTTGAAGGTTGGCGCTCGTCGGAGCGACCGGTGAGACCGTTCACATCGCCGAGCTGATCAGCACTTTCTCCGATTCCTGGCGCGAACCCGCTGCTCACATGAGCAGGCCCGGATTTACGTGCCGTTCACATTCGCGGTGGTTTTCCGTCACGCATGTCGGTTAGCTTGTGAGGCACTACCCATCGTCTGTGCCTCGAATGGGGGGTGCGTTGTCGCGCGCTCCGAACGAGGACGGCCCTCGATTCGGAGCCACATGTCGTTCAAACACCCGTGGAGGCTGTCCGCCTTCGCCGCCCTTGCCGGGCTCGTCGCCGCACCCCTCGTGGCGACACCAGCCGTCGCCTCGACCGACGGCCTCGGCGTCGTCATCAACGAGGCCTACCTCTCGGGCGGGAGCGCGAACGCGCCCTACCTGAACAAGTTCGTCGAGCTCTACAACCCGAGCGACGCGGCAGTCGACGTCAGCGGCTGGTCGATCCAGTACCGCAAGCTCGACGGCGTCGGCGCCTCCTCCACCGTGGTGCCCCTCACCGGCTCCATCGCGGCCGGCGGCTACTACCTCGTGTCGGGCTCCTCCAACGGTGCCAACGGCGTCGCGCTGCCGACCCCCGACGTCACGAGCACCCTGAGCCCCCAGGGCCAGAACGGAACGCTCGCGCTCGTCGCCTCGACCACAGCGGTCACGCTCCCGACCGGGTCGGTCACGGGTGACCCCGCCATCGTCGACCTCCTCGGCTACGGCACGTCGAACACCTTCGAGACGGCCGCTTCACCGTCGCCGTCGGGCAACAGCGTCCCGAAGTCGATCGCGCGCACCGCGTTCGCCGACACCGACAGCAACGCCGCCGACTTCACGCTCAGCGACACCGTCACCCCGCAGAACAGCGCCGGCGACACCCCGGTCGACCCCGAGCCCACCCCGGAGCCGACCCCGGAACCCACCGACCCGACCACCCCGGTCGAGCCCGGCACGGCGACGATCGCCCAGATCCAGGGCACCGGCGCCGCGAGCACGATGGTCGGCCAGACGGTCACCACCACCGGCTTCGTCACCGCGAGCTTCCCGACCGGTGGCTTCAACGGCTACTACCTGCAGACCGCGGGCACCGGTGGAGCGATCGACCCCGCGACGCACCTCGCGTCCGACGGTGTCTTCGTCTACTCGCCGACCACCGTCGGTTCCGTCACCGTCGGCCAGTACCTGCAGGTCACCGGCGTCGTGGACGAGTACTACGGCCTGACGCAGCTGAAGGTCACGGACGCGGCCGCCGTCACGGCACTGGACGCCACCGGCGTCACCGCACCGACCGCCGCGAGTGTCGCCTTCCCGGCGACCGACGAGGAGCGCGAGCGCCTCGAGGGCATGCTGCTCGCCCCCGCCGGCGACTACACGGTCACCGACAACTACAGCACGAACCGCTACGGCGAGATCGCGCTCGCGGCGTCGACGACGCCGTTCGTCACGCCGACGGTCCTCGGTAAGCCCGGTTCCGCTGAGGCGCTCGCCGCCGCGGCACGGGTCCCGGCGGAGAAGGTCGTCCTCGACGACGGCGCGACCGTCGACTTCTCGAAGGCGGAGAACACCGGCACCCCGCTGCCGTACCTCTCGACCACCGCGCCCGTCCGGGTCGGTGCCGCCGTCGACTTCACCGCTCCGGTCGTCTTCGACTTCCGCAACAGCAACTGGAAGTTCCAGCCCACGCAGCAGCTGACCGGTGCCAACACGGCGACCGTGCAGCCGGCCACGTTCGAGAACACCCGCTCCACCTCACCTCGCGGTGTCGGTGGCGACGTGTCCCTCGCGACCTTCAACGTCCTCAACTACTTCGCCACCACCGGCGACTCCCGCACCGGGTGCACCTTCTACACCGACCGTCAGGGCGGCAAGACCACGGTGAACAACTCCGACGCCTCCGGTTGTGGCGTCCGGGGGGCGGCGACGGCCGAGAGCCTCGCCCGTCAGCAGGCGAAGATCGTCTCCGCGATCAACGCCCTGGACGCCGACGTCGTCTCGCTCGAGGAGATCCAGAACTCCGCCTCGATCGGGCTCGACCGCGACGACGCCCTCAAGACGCTGACCGCGGCGCTCAACGCCGATGCCGGCGAGGGCACCTGGACGTTCGTCCCCTCGCCCGCGAAGGTCCCCACGGACGAGGACGTCATCCGCACGGCCTTCATCTACAAGTCGGCCACCGTCGAGACCGTCGGTGAATCGCGCATCCTGCTCGACTCGCCCGCGTTCGACAACGCCCGTGAGCCCGACGCGCAGGCGTTCAAGCCCAAGGGGGCGGACGACGCCGCGACGTTCCTCGTGATCGCCAACCACTTCAAGTCGAAGAGCACCTCGGCAGCGGCCACCGGAGACAACGCCAACACCGGGCAGGGCGCCTTCACCGGCGACCGCACGCGTCAGGCCAAGGCCCTCGTGACCTTCGCGGACACGGTCTCGAAGGACGTCGGCACGAAGAAGGTCTTCCTCGTCGGAGACTTCAACTCCTACGACGCCGAGGACCCGCTGGACGTGCTCCGCGACGCCGGCTACATCAGCCAGGAGGCCAAGACCGGCGAGTACACCTACGCGTACGAAGGCGCGGTCGGGTCCCTCGACCACATCTTCGCGTCGCCGGAAGCCGACCAGAGCGTCACCGGTGCCGACGTGTGGAACATCAACTCCGTCGAGTCGATCGCCCTCGAGTACTCCCGCTACAACGCGAACGTGACCGACTTCAACGTGCCGGACATGTTCCGCTCAAGCGACCACGACCCCGTGATCGTCGGCATCAGCGCCGACGCGAGCGAGTCCGCGACCGTCAACCTGCTCAACATCAACGACTTCCACGGTCGGATCGACGCCAACACGACGAAGTTCGCGGGCACGATCGAGCAGCTCAAGGCTATGTTCGCGCCCGACCAGACGGCGTTCATCTCCGCTGGTGACAACATCGGCGCCTCGCTCTTCGCCTCGTCGGCGCAGCAGGACCAGCCGACGATCGACGTGCTGAACGCGCTCGGTCTGAAGGCCTCCGCGGTGGGCAACCACGAGTTCGACCAGGGCTACGGCGACCTCGTCGACCGCGTCATGGCCGACGGGAAGAACGCGGCCTGGCCGTACCTCGGTGCCAACGTCTACGAGAAGGGCACGAAGCAGCCCGCGCTCCAGGAGTACACGATCCTCGACATCGACGGGGTGAAGGTCGCCGTCGTCGGCGCCATCACGCAGGAGACGCCGACGCTCGTGTCGCCCGCCGGCATCGCCGACCTCGACTTCGGTGACCCGGTCGAGGCCGTGAACCGCGTCGCGGCTCAGCTGACCGACGGCGACGAGTCCAACGGTGAGGCGGACGTCATCGTCGCGGAGTACCACGAGGGTGCTGGAGCCGGCACGCCGGACGGCGCGACCCTCGAGCAGGAGCTCGCCGAACAGAGCGCCTTCACCGAGATCGTCACCACGACGAGCGCGGACGTCGACGCCATCTTCACCGGCCACACGCACAAGCAGTACGCGTGGGACGCTCCGATCCCCGGCGTGACCGGCAAGACCCGCCCGGTGCTCCAGACCGGCAGCTACGGCGAGTTCATCGGTCAGATCACGCTGACCGTCGACCGCGCGTCGGGTGACGTGACCGCCTACACGGCGAAGAACGTCGCACGCACCACGGTGGCGGAGGCCGACCTGGTCAAGCAGTTCCCCGCGGTCGCGACGGTCAAGACGATCACCGACAAGGCCCTCGCGGTCGCGGCGGAGATCGGCAACCAGAAGATCGGTGAGGCGACGGCCGACATCACCCGCGCGTTCAACAACGGGGTGAAGGACGACCGCGGCGCCGAGTCGACGCTCGGTGCGCTCGTCGCCGACTCCCTCCGCGCCTCGCTCTCGAGTGCCGACCGGGGCGGAGCCGACATCGGCATCGTCAACCCGGGCGGCATGCGTGAGGAGATCCTCGCGGGCGACATCACGTACGCCGAGGCGAACGCGGTGCTGCCGTTCCTCAACAACCTGTGGACGACCTCGCTCACGGGTGCGCAGTTCAAGACCGTGCTCGAGCAGCAGTGGCAGCTCGACGCGGCCGGGAACGTGCCGTCCCGTCCGTACCTGCAGCTCGGACTGTCGTCGAACGTGCAGTACACGTTCGACCCCACGAAGGCCCAGGGACAGCGCATCACGAGCATCACGGTGAACGGCGCTCCGATCGACCCGAGCAAGAGCTACCGGATCGGCTCCTTCAGCTTCCTGCTGCAGGGTGGCGACAACTTCCGAGAGTTCGCGAACGGCACGGACACACGTGACTCCGGTCTCGTCGACCGCGACGCGTGGATCGCCTACCTGACGGCGAACAGCCCGGTGTCCCCGGACTTCGCCCGCCAGAGCGTGCAGGTCACGAACGCGCCGACCGCAGCGGTCGCCGCAGGGAAGACGGTCTCGTTCGACGTCGCGAAGCTCGACCTCACCTCGACCGGCAGCCCGGTGAACACCTCGCTGACGATCGAGCTGAACGGCTCGCCGATCGGGACGGCCCCGGTCACCGCGGGGGCCGCGACGGTGTCCTTCACCGTCCCGGCGGGTACCGCTGACGGCGCGGCGACGGTGCGCCTCACGGCACTCGAGTCGGGGACGACGCTGACGGTGCCGCTCACGGTCGCGACGCCGCCGGTGGTCACGCCGCCGACGCCCGCACCGGAGTCCGCGCTCATCCAGGCGCTCAAGGACCTCATCAAGGCGATCACCGACTTCATCATCGGCAAGCTCGCCACGATCCACGTCGGCAAGGAGTACGCCGGCACCTGGGTGAGCGTCTGGCTGCACTCCGACCCGATCCTCGTCAGCGACGGCCTCGTGCAGGTCGATGCGGACGGCAACGTGCAGGTCACGGTTCCTGAGGACGCGCCGGTCGGTGCCCACCGACTCGTCGTCCAGGACGCCGACGGCAACGTCATCGGTTGGCAGGACATCGTCGTGCAGGCCGCGGCGGTCGACCCCGGCACCGACCCGGGCACCCAGCCCGGTGCAGGTGGCGGGAGCGGTTCGGGAACGGCCGGCGGAAGCCAGGACGGCAGCCTGAGCAAGACCGGTGCCGAGCCGTGGGGGAACGCGGCGCTCGCCGCGCTGCTCCTCGTCGGTGGTCTCGCGCTCGTGATCGCCCGTCGTCGCTCGGCGCAGCAGCTCTAGGCGCTCGCACCGCCCAGCACCATCCCGATGCCCCGTCATCGGTCGGACCACGGTCCGCACCGACGGCGGGGCATCGGGCGTTTCCGCGCCACTGCACTTAATCTGTGAGCATGTCGAGCCTCACGAATCCCCGCGGACCGGAGCGGCCCGCCGTCTACTGGCGACGCAGGCTGATCGTGTTCGGTGTCCTGCTCGCCGTCATCGTCCTGGTCATCGTGCTCATCGTCCGTCTCGCGTCGGGTCCGGGCGCCGAGAACACGGCTGCGACGTCGACCCCGACGCCCACCGCGACCTCCGCGCCGACGCCGGCCCCTGGGGCGTCGACGGCCGCGCCGATCGATGAGGCCGCGACCACCGACCCCGGTTCGGCGGCCGCATGCACCGCTGACCAGATCCGCGTCGAGGCCGTCGTGAACGGGACAAGCTTCGCGGCGGACGAACTCCCGCAGCTCTCGCTCAGCGTGACGAACACCGGCTCGGCCGCGTGCACGATGAACGCCGGTACGAGCCAGCAGGTGTTCACCGTTTCGAGCGGTGAGGAACCGTACTGGACGTCGACCGACTGCCAGACGGCACCGAGTGACCAGCAGGTGCTCCTCGAGCCGGGGAAGACGGTCTCGTCGAACCCGCCGATCACCTGGGACCGCACGCGGTCGGCGCCCGACACCTGTGATCAGCAGCGCGACCCGGTGCCCGCCGGCGGCGCCTCGTACCACCTGAACACCTCGATCGGTGGCTTCGCCTCCGCCGACAGTGCGCAGTTCCTGCTCAACTGACCGAACCTGCTCGCCGAGCCGTCCCGGTCCCCGAGCCGCCCTCCCGTTCGCTGAGTCGCCCCCGGTCACTGAGCCTGTCGAAGTGCTCGACCCGTGGCCCCGCACCGGCCTGCGACAATGGACGTATGGCGAAGCAGAAGCGACCCGAGTTCCGTTCCGAGCCCCTGGCCGCGGCCCTCGCCGCCGGCGACATGGTGGCCGTGGCACTCGCGTTGCGGAACGGCCGGTTCGTCGTCCCGCTCATGAAGCCGGGCAACCCCGACAAGCCGACGGAGACCGGCGAGGTCTGGATGTTCCGTCAGCCTGAGACCGCGAGGCTCGCGCTGCTCCTCTTCTCCGATGCGAAGAACAAGCCGGCCGCCCTGCCTCCTTACGTCGGTCTGCACGACGGTGTCTGGCTCGCGAGCTTCCTCCGCACCTACGGTGACGACATCGAGACGGTGCTCTTCGACGTCGCCGGCCCGCACTCGCTGCAGGCGTCGCCGGAGGAACTGCTGCGGGTGCTCGAGCTCGAGGCGCCGGCCGCCGAATAGCCCGACCCCGACCGCAGGTCGTGCTCTCGGCGGCGTCTGCGGTTCACAACTCCTGCACGTCGTCCTCCGAACCCCGGCAGGTCCCGTTCTGGGGCCCTGCGGGACCAGTCCGCAGGAGTTGTGAGCAGCACGCCCCCGGGCCTGGTTCGTGGAGCAGGCGGGTGGGCGCGCTCAGAAGGCGGCGTCGAGTTCGCGTTCGCGTCGGGCGGGCCGTGCGGCCTCGGCTGCGGTCTTCGCGATGCCCAGCACCGACTTGAGGTCGTTGCTGACGTCGGAGTTGAGCAGCAGCTTGTAGCCGAGGCGGTTGCCCTCCGAGCCGCGTTGCTTCGCGACGCTCACCGGGCGCACTTCGCCGCTGAGGCTGATCTCGCCGTAGGCCGCGAGG from Plantibacter flavus includes these protein-coding regions:
- a CDS encoding glucose-6-phosphate dehydrogenase, yielding MTAATSESSAPRTLVILGAGGDLTARLLLPGLASLLASPRGEAVRLIGVDRSESSDEAWRKRVETAFADAPSKLAETIVAETTYVQADVSDPASLEQVLAAAGPNVALYFALPPAITLLACKALRKLELPKGIMLALEKPFGTDYASARSLNRLLQHLVPEEQVFRVDHFLGKSTVLNLLGLRFANRIFEPLLSADNVERVDIVFDEQLALEGRAGYYDRAGALIDMIQSHLLLVLAFAAMEPPASVDAEDLRGGMAQVLRATRPWKTNGTESRRARYGAGTIGDRELPAYVDEQGVDPSLHTETLAEMTLAIDNWRWAGVPFVLRSGKALADTRQEIVFTFKPVPHLPSGLHGMKTPARLRIGLKPASLDLDLMINGEDDPFELDPVALHAELQAGQLSAYGEVLSSILEGDPTLSVRGDVAEQCWRIVAPVLKAWRKDEVSIDTYPAGTAGPRSWR
- a CDS encoding amino-acid N-acetyltransferase, which produces MVERAQQGYVVRRARTSDVRRIQALVEPLVQQRILLGKDDVVFYEAVQEFRVAETPDGELIGCGALHVIWEDLGEVRTLAVSADHLGTGVGHALVERLEHDAIELGLRRLFCLTFETGFFTRHGYQEIGEEIVPPEVYAQLVRSSDEGVAEFLDLARVKPNTLGNTRMLKLL
- a CDS encoding Ppx/GppA phosphatase family protein produces the protein MRLGVLDVGSNTVHLLIVDAHPGARPIPQSSHKSVLRLMRYLTPDGSISDEGVAVILESIGAAAAIARESGLDELLSMATSAIREATNGPEVLALVEERTGIALQVLSGDDEAKLTFLAVRRWYGWSAGEMLLLDIGGGSLEIAAGGDEYPDVAISLPLGAGRSTVGFLHDDPPTAAQQEALRLHAREVLTAALPAFAEEPDAHHVVGSSKTIRSLARLAGSVADGIGGTERSLLRRSQLDDWIPRLARIPAEARPALPGITADRTFQIVAGGIVLSEAMAAFRVRELDVSPWALREGIILRYLDRLG
- a CDS encoding ExeM/NucH family extracellular endonuclease, whose amino-acid sequence is MSFKHPWRLSAFAALAGLVAAPLVATPAVASTDGLGVVINEAYLSGGSANAPYLNKFVELYNPSDAAVDVSGWSIQYRKLDGVGASSTVVPLTGSIAAGGYYLVSGSSNGANGVALPTPDVTSTLSPQGQNGTLALVASTTAVTLPTGSVTGDPAIVDLLGYGTSNTFETAASPSPSGNSVPKSIARTAFADTDSNAADFTLSDTVTPQNSAGDTPVDPEPTPEPTPEPTDPTTPVEPGTATIAQIQGTGAASTMVGQTVTTTGFVTASFPTGGFNGYYLQTAGTGGAIDPATHLASDGVFVYSPTTVGSVTVGQYLQVTGVVDEYYGLTQLKVTDAAAVTALDATGVTAPTAASVAFPATDEERERLEGMLLAPAGDYTVTDNYSTNRYGEIALAASTTPFVTPTVLGKPGSAEALAAAARVPAEKVVLDDGATVDFSKAENTGTPLPYLSTTAPVRVGAAVDFTAPVVFDFRNSNWKFQPTQQLTGANTATVQPATFENTRSTSPRGVGGDVSLATFNVLNYFATTGDSRTGCTFYTDRQGGKTTVNNSDASGCGVRGAATAESLARQQAKIVSAINALDADVVSLEEIQNSASIGLDRDDALKTLTAALNADAGEGTWTFVPSPAKVPTDEDVIRTAFIYKSATVETVGESRILLDSPAFDNAREPDAQAFKPKGADDAATFLVIANHFKSKSTSAAATGDNANTGQGAFTGDRTRQAKALVTFADTVSKDVGTKKVFLVGDFNSYDAEDPLDVLRDAGYISQEAKTGEYTYAYEGAVGSLDHIFASPEADQSVTGADVWNINSVESIALEYSRYNANVTDFNVPDMFRSSDHDPVIVGISADASESATVNLLNINDFHGRIDANTTKFAGTIEQLKAMFAPDQTAFISAGDNIGASLFASSAQQDQPTIDVLNALGLKASAVGNHEFDQGYGDLVDRVMADGKNAAWPYLGANVYEKGTKQPALQEYTILDIDGVKVAVVGAITQETPTLVSPAGIADLDFGDPVEAVNRVAAQLTDGDESNGEADVIVAEYHEGAGAGTPDGATLEQELAEQSAFTEIVTTTSADVDAIFTGHTHKQYAWDAPIPGVTGKTRPVLQTGSYGEFIGQITLTVDRASGDVTAYTAKNVARTTVAEADLVKQFPAVATVKTITDKALAVAAEIGNQKIGEATADITRAFNNGVKDDRGAESTLGALVADSLRASLSSADRGGADIGIVNPGGMREEILAGDITYAEANAVLPFLNNLWTTSLTGAQFKTVLEQQWQLDAAGNVPSRPYLQLGLSSNVQYTFDPTKAQGQRITSITVNGAPIDPSKSYRIGSFSFLLQGGDNFREFANGTDTRDSGLVDRDAWIAYLTANSPVSPDFARQSVQVTNAPTAAVAAGKTVSFDVAKLDLTSTGSPVNTSLTIELNGSPIGTAPVTAGAATVSFTVPAGTADGAATVRLTALESGTTLTVPLTVATPPVVTPPTPAPESALIQALKDLIKAITDFIIGKLATIHVGKEYAGTWVSVWLHSDPILVSDGLVQVDADGNVQVTVPEDAPVGAHRLVVQDADGNVIGWQDIVVQAAAVDPGTDPGTQPGAGGGSGSGTAGGSQDGSLSKTGAEPWGNAALAALLLVGGLALVIARRRSAQQL
- a CDS encoding SseB family protein, with product MAKQKRPEFRSEPLAAALAAGDMVAVALALRNGRFVVPLMKPGNPDKPTETGEVWMFRQPETARLALLLFSDAKNKPAALPPYVGLHDGVWLASFLRTYGDDIETVLFDVAGPHSLQASPEELLRVLELEAPAAE